The genomic region gatgtggggttcaatcccaggaccccgggatcatgacctgagctgaaggcagacacttaactgactgagccacccaggtgcccctcctttattctattaatatggtatattacattagttcattttataatattaaacgATCTTTACATTCCTGGGTTGAATGCCATTTGATCAGAGTGTATAATCCTGGATTCAGGATCAATCTGACTTTGGAAGAGGTGCAGAAATTAGTCAAGTGAAGTGGTCTCTACAAAATCTTGTTGGTTTTAAtgatattcttaaaaaattagaaaggtcAACTATGAGTATCTTTTATCATTAGGACCAGTAACCCAAAAGATTGAAAGCAGTTCTAGTGAGTATAATCTATGTTGCAACTATCAATGTAGAATGTGTTTTGAAACTATGCATTCTTTTAatgttatacaaatattttatcaacCTGGATAAGGAGGAGTCAATTCAATTTGTGAAAccttcttattcattttttttaaagattttatttatttgagagagagagggagggagagagtgagcagggggaggggcagaggcagagggagagaaagaatctcaagcagaccccatgctgagcgtggagctgggtacaggcggggcttgatcccacaacggtgagatcatgacctgagccgaaatcaagagttggacactcaaccgactgagctacccaggtgccccttcttatTCATTTCTTAATGGTATCCCTTGAGaccattattcattttatttcattactaCAATTATAGGCTCAAAGTCTTACAACCTTTCTGAAAgacaaaaactcagaaaattcAAACTGTGCAATTTCAATATCTAGCTTTTGTTTTGAACAGTGAACATAATGGATTTATCCCcactttcatctttttctttcaaaatgagtttgaaaagatctttctctttttcacaaGCTAGAAAGTATCCTTTGTATAATGAAGACTCAAATTGTATCTTATCATCATGTCCTGGAACACTTCTCTGAAAGAATATGATGTCATTTCCTTCATCGTTGATACTATCGGGAGGACACATTTcctagagagaggaaaaaaaaagattatttaattttttaaggacatGAACAATTTGAATATGTGTGGTTTATTTTGAAGTATATTACTGCACAGAACTAAAGAAGTTTTTATTCTCAagagttaaacaaacaaaccttttAATATAAGAATACTGATTtcatctccctctttttttttaatttaattttattatgttatgttaatcaccatgcattacatcattagcttttgatgtagtgttccatgattcattgtttgcgtataacacccagtgctcggtGCAGtacgtgcctctttaatacccatcaccgggctaaccaatccccccaccccctcacctctaaaaccctgtgaattgtgtaagactgatgaatcctcTCCCTCTTAATTCCTAATCTATTCTCCCTGTTTACTCTGGCTTTTCCCACCGTTGAATGCACGTTCAGGTTTAGGCCTGTAGTTTCTCCCAATTTACCCATTGGAtagcttccttttctcctctcccccaagTGGAGTCCATATCTGATCAAGACTAGGTAGAGTTCCAGCAGAGACCACGTGTTTGTGCTAAGGTCAGTTCCTGTCTTCTTCAACCATTCACAGCTAAAGACATTGATGAGCTAGGCTAGGCAAAGGCTAGCTCTTGTTTCTGAGCCAAATGTGAGAGAGGCAGAAAGTGGCAGGCATCTCAGCTTCTTCCTTCCTTAAGAGGAGCCTGGGACTGAAACGTGCTGTAAATAGACCCACTGCTTGTACTACGGCTATGTCCTGGGTTCCAGTGTAGCCTTGCTTATTGGCTTAGACAGCACTTTTTCTCTGTCAAGCACTCTAGTCCTGTAGTAGTCCTGAATTTCTATCCTGAAATTGGCTGGGCTCTGCTCTGAACCAAATGCTGATTCCTATATCCTTCAGCCCCAGCATAGGGTTTTCTCAAGGACGGCTAGATCACAGGAAGCTGTTGGTCACCCAACTGACTGTACTGCCTGCACTTTTCCTATTATTGCATCGTACCTACTTTTCAGGATGGACTAGAAAATGTAAAGACCACCTGAGGTTCTTTCCATGTTAATCTCAGAGCCagcggactttttttttttttttttagcttaattttGACCCCCTGGTAGCAAAGATTACCATGATCCTGTCTAAGGACTGATGGAGAGACCTCCAGACACAAAATAACATTCCAGCATCCTCCCAAGATGCCTGAAAGAACCTGGGTAGGGGGTACCTCCAAACTTCTCAAACACTTGTGGAATTTATAGTCCTAACTCTTGACCTTTGTCCTTTATCAACAAGCGAAGAGTCCTGAACTGATGAGAGTATAAACTAGTTCACCCCAGCTCATCTGCAGCTGTCTACAATATACCAGAATTTAGGGAGACTTGAAGCTGGGGGAGCCAATTTGGGACAAAGCTAAAGTCTAATGTATAAGTGATAAGTCCTCCTTAGCTAAAACTTCAAAAGCTCTAGAAATACTACAGCGAGATAAACCTTTTAGTTCAAACCTAGTGTGGAAAGTTATAGTTGAAAGTGGAGGTGTGGATAGGTAGAATAAGTGATCTCTAACTAGTTCAGTGTCCTGTTTCAGAACAGAGGCAAGGAAATCTTGGGCCAGTAGCTCTCCTTGGCTTTAGTGTTAACTATTGACAGCTCTCATAGGGAAGCTGTACAACAAGTGGATGTGGAAACAATCCCAATGACCTTGGGAAACCCTCAACTTGGAAAGCCCTACCTGGCAAAACTTGAGTGCTCCAAGGGCCTAAGGTATTCTTTACATCAGGAGGGGTTGAATCTGAACCCAGGGGAAGGTAAGCTTGGCCTAACATCTGTTAATTTGGTCCTCTCCCGAGTAAGTCTGagagaacttaaaaataactacataaatggaggcgcctgggcggctcagtcatttaagcgtctgactcttgatctcagcttgagtcttgatctcagggttttgagttcaagccccatattaaaatttatttatctacttaaaaaataaataaaaaaataacatatgtcAATTGAAAGCCTAAGTCTTGGCTAAGACGCAGGAACAAAATAATTAAGGATTAAAATATCATAATTTACAAAGTAGAAGGCTTACAGAAGGACATTTAACTTCATTCTGTGTGGCAGGACTCATTCTGGAAATTCACATGCCACTCTTTAATATACATGATAATTCATGTCTGTACTCTATATTCTTACTTTATCTATAGGTTGATTATTCAGAAGACTCGGGTTCTGAAACAAGTCTTGTGCCCGTTCCTCCCTACAACAGGTTCAGAAAAACCATGATGTCATTGCAATAAGTTAGAGAGTCTCACAATTTTTAGTAACTACCCATATTAAGGCTTCTCTGCttcttgctattcttttcttttaagattttatttatttatttgagagagagagaatgagagatagagagcacaagagggaagagggtcagagggagaagcagactccccgccgagcagggagcccgacgtgggactccatcgcgggactccaggatcatgacctgagccgagggcggtcgcttaacaactgagccacccaggcgccctgcttccTGCTATTCTTGTTGTAGATAAAAGCTAGGACTGAGgatatttgggtttttaaattttgcacaAAAATATGACTAAAACAAGTCAGTCTTACCTTAAAGGAAATAGTTTTGTTCTTACAGGAGAGAGTAGACATTCTCTTACACTTCACAGAGATGGTTACTGCCAGACCTCTAGTGAGGCtatctttatacatatatatgataaatactGTATGGGGTGCGttatctgaaacaaacaataaatggGAACACTAGTTAGAAGTTTTGCAAATCAGTATTTATGGAAATTAGCCTAAGGATAATCCTTAATAGACCCATTATCATTACTCTGAGATTCAGCCTGTTAAATAGGTGCCCCCACATTCTTTAAACACATTAAACACATTCACAATATGTATTATAACACAAATGCTTCAAAGTTTGAGTGTTTTACAGATACTCTGAGTTCattaaaagattgtttttaacttctaaatgctaaatagaacatttaaaaaatctgttaaggtaaaaatttagttttttttcaaaagtgCACTTCACTCTTTCAACTCTGGCTCAACTCTGATTTGGAATTCAAACCTTGGAAGGCACAGTAAACTGATTCACTTTATAAGGCACTCTAAATTTCTGGGGTAAGACAGACTTACTTGAAATgcttgtgtatttgtttttaattttgagtttcGAAAATGCCATCAGCAATTTCAGCTATGAGCAGCAGGTATCAAGGATCCATTTGAGATCCTATATAGTTAATGCAATTACAGTGAAGGGATTGGTGACCCACATGTAGGCAATGTCTTTATTGCATCAATTTTTCACCCCAGCCAAAAAAATGTGGGATACCCTATCAAGTTTCTTGTGAGTGAAATTGTTACTCCTCCTAGGACATTTCATCTGAGGATTAGGTCTATCACAGAAAAACAGAGGTAGTTAAATGGAATGGGAAGAAGTAGCAGCTTGTCACTTTTGtgttacaaatatatattaaaaaaataatacctgtACAGTCAGAATCAGTCATATCCTCAAACACGGGTTGATTTCCCTGGTTAACGAAGAGAACTTGGTCGTTCAAATTTCGTATGATTGAGATTTTAGGTTCAAGCTTGCCAAAGTAATCTGATTCCAGGTTGTCTGCAATGcacattaaatttcatttaaaaatacattttttccctctaaatttACAAATAAGCATACTGTATATTTCAGTTTTCAATAGCTACTAATCGTAATCTTCTGGTACAGAAGCAGCTAGGGCAACATTGCACGGTGTTTTTTAACCAACTTCCAAGAGCACAGCCAGTTCTTGTTATCACCCAGAACTACTTTTCCTCTACAGTATTATATTCAAATATCCTATTTTCCAACCACTGTctcccatccttttactttcttaagCTTTTCCTCTACTTCAGAGCCTCCTGCCTCTTACATTTTCTCCGGCTAACCTCTTGctattctcctttctcctctatGCAGCCTGGGCCTCACGGCTCATCATTTTATCCACCCTTTTGCCAGGATCTTAAATCCAGAATTTATTTGTCTGCCCACTACAAAACCCCCAAACCGGGCTGCCGAGTCTTGCTGGTGAACAGTTATACATGTGTACAAGTTGGTGCCATCACAAATTCACCGATTGTCAATACTTCCTTTCTGTTACACTTCAGTATTCTTCTGTAGTCCAGAGCTGCAGTTCCAAACCTTCTCCTGTCTCCTAAGGACCTCTACATCGTCACCTCTGCTTTTGCTTTCAGCCCATGATTTCCTGCCACTCCACTTAGAAATGTAACTGTGGCACCCCCTGTTATTTCCTCTACGCCTCTTGTCCCAAGAGGAAATGTGGAAA from Zalophus californianus isolate mZalCal1 chromosome 11, mZalCal1.pri.v2, whole genome shotgun sequence harbors:
- the IL18 gene encoding interleukin-18 — translated: MAANPGKDNCINFVEMKFIDNTLYFKAENDDNLESDYFGKLEPKISIIRNLNDQVLFVNQGNQPVFEDMTDSDCTDNAPHTVFIIYMYKDSLTRGLAVTISVKCKRMSTLSCKNKTISFKEMCPPDSINDEGNDIIFFQRSVPGHDDKIQFESSLYKGYFLACEKEKDLFKLILKEKDESGDKSIMFTVQNKS